One genomic window of Syntrophorhabdaceae bacterium includes the following:
- a CDS encoding class I SAM-dependent methyltransferase, whose protein sequence is MDNDEKTMYRGWEYAKTGDYHRKLDPNWSYTPTYLRKMTFVRQKIQEMGKNARILDAGCGEGVLVEDFSMHGYQIEGLDLNYESQYVTRGSVLTIPYENETFDLVLLLDVFEHLAYADQPAALAEILRVLRERGSFIASISNLAHLNSRFRMAFFGQLDRTDIETNHIGERPFRENRQLLQRAGFEIYQIKGITLTVPFIYRRIICRHPAWFRWFHDLMEPMAVPALAMINIFVCRKV, encoded by the coding sequence TTGGACAATGACGAAAAGACGATGTATCGTGGCTGGGAATACGCAAAGACTGGAGATTATCACCGTAAGCTTGACCCGAACTGGTCATACACACCAACATATTTACGAAAGATGACTTTTGTGCGTCAAAAAATTCAGGAGATGGGGAAGAATGCAAGAATACTGGATGCCGGCTGTGGCGAAGGCGTATTGGTGGAAGATTTCAGTATGCATGGATATCAGATTGAGGGTTTGGATCTGAACTATGAGAGCCAATATGTTACACGTGGATCCGTTTTGACTATACCCTACGAGAATGAAACATTTGATTTGGTTCTCCTCTTGGACGTCTTTGAACATTTAGCTTATGCTGACCAACCAGCCGCGCTGGCTGAAATTCTACGAGTTTTGCGGGAGAGAGGTAGTTTCATCGCATCCATCTCGAATCTTGCCCATTTGAACTCACGTTTCAGGATGGCATTCTTTGGGCAATTGGATCGCACGGACATTGAGACAAACCATATTGGAGAAAGACCTTTTAGAGAAAACCGGCAGCTCCTTCAACGGGCAGGTTTCGAAATTTATCAGATTAAAGGAATTACGTTGACAGTGCCTTTCATTTACCGAAGAATTATTTGCCGGCACCCTGCCTGGTTTCGGTGGTTTCATGATTTGATGGAACCAATGGCGGTTCCGG
- a CDS encoding lipopolysaccharide biosynthesis protein, which produces MNTESVTDKATRSVKWSALMEVVSRTASPIILIILARLLTPDDFGVVATAMISISFAQMFWDAGLSKALIQTKEAPEDVAHVVFWTNIFLGVLIYGILFILAPAIALFFNSPASGPVLRVLGFQIVIASFSSVQQALFVRDLAFRNLFWIKLLTAFIPGLCSIPLAIFGYGVWALVAGSLAGQALNCWLLWRRSAWRPKITYNKELARKLFSFGFWVLLESFAAWLIIWGDNLIVGRFLGVHDLGVYQTGWMLVTILFGLTLNPFLPVLYSTFSRLQDDLPALKNTFHKVNRVVMALALPMGVGLLLVGPELADLLFGNKWQGLGFVVSVIGFMMGLGWIVGINAELYRAMGRPDVNTKLMFVAILYYLPAYYVASQFGLKTFVITRLVVALVAIPIHIYLCTRMLGFPSFYLWYAGKNIILATLFMGIIVAILKSSMKIFMPDLQNLLTLPLLIITGIIVYAGSLWLKDRSFIIQIKGQLMRAVQS; this is translated from the coding sequence ATGAATACTGAATCCGTAACCGACAAGGCGACACGTTCTGTGAAGTGGTCGGCCTTGATGGAGGTCGTTTCACGGACGGCCTCGCCAATCATCTTAATCATCTTGGCTCGTCTTCTGACGCCAGACGATTTCGGCGTTGTAGCGACGGCCATGATTTCAATCAGCTTTGCTCAGATGTTCTGGGATGCGGGTTTGAGCAAAGCCCTTATCCAAACAAAAGAGGCACCGGAAGATGTGGCCCATGTGGTATTCTGGACCAACATCTTTCTGGGCGTACTGATTTATGGTATTCTCTTCATTTTGGCCCCCGCCATCGCCCTTTTCTTTAACAGCCCCGCTTCTGGGCCTGTGCTTCGGGTCTTGGGATTCCAGATCGTAATCGCTTCTTTTTCGTCCGTGCAGCAGGCCCTGTTCGTCCGTGATCTCGCTTTTCGCAATCTTTTCTGGATCAAGCTACTCACCGCTTTTATCCCCGGTTTGTGTTCTATCCCCCTGGCTATCTTCGGCTACGGCGTCTGGGCCTTGGTCGCCGGTTCACTGGCCGGGCAGGCCCTTAATTGCTGGCTGTTGTGGCGGCGAAGCGCCTGGCGACCAAAAATTACTTATAATAAAGAATTAGCCCGTAAATTATTTTCCTTTGGCTTCTGGGTGCTTCTGGAGAGTTTCGCCGCATGGCTGATTATATGGGGCGATAACCTCATCGTGGGCCGGTTTCTCGGCGTCCATGATCTCGGTGTGTACCAGACAGGCTGGATGCTCGTGACAATTCTGTTTGGACTGACCCTCAATCCCTTTCTTCCGGTACTCTATTCGACCTTTTCCCGGCTTCAGGATGATTTGCCTGCTTTGAAAAACACTTTTCACAAGGTCAATAGGGTTGTCATGGCGCTGGCGCTACCTATGGGTGTAGGTCTTTTGCTCGTCGGTCCCGAACTGGCCGATCTCCTGTTTGGCAATAAATGGCAAGGGTTAGGATTTGTAGTGAGTGTGATCGGTTTTATGATGGGTTTGGGGTGGATCGTTGGAATAAATGCCGAACTCTACCGCGCTATGGGTAGACCGGATGTAAACACAAAGTTAATGTTTGTAGCAATATTGTACTACCTACCAGCGTATTATGTTGCATCTCAATTTGGTTTAAAGACTTTTGTAATCACTCGCCTCGTGGTTGCCTTAGTTGCTATACCTATTCACATTTATTTATGCACGCGTATGCTTGGGTTCCCCTCTTTTTATCTCTGGTATGCAGGGAAAAATATTATTCTGGCAACTTTATTTATGGGGATTATTGTCGCAATTCTAAAAAGCAGTATGAAAATTTTCATGCCCGATTTGCAAAACCTTCTGACACTTCCCCTTTTAATCATTACAGGCATAATTGTTTATGCTGGATCTTTATGGCTGAAGGATCGATCTTTCATAATTCAAATAAAAGGCCAGCTCATGCGAGCAGTACAAAGTTGA
- a CDS encoding class I SAM-dependent methyltransferase → MVKETEQNRTTVFNDYARYYDLLYRDKDYQAEVDYITRLINRFRPKARSILELGSGTGIHASLLTEKGFTVHGIERSLEMLKRALNLAEIHKQDHPESFLIFTEGDIRTARLPKSFDAVIAMFHVISYQATNEDVNAAFETARHHLNPGGVFIFDVWYGPAVLIERPSVRIKRMADDQTEVTRLAEPVLYPNENRVDVNYHVFVRNIATNTVAELKETHIMRYFFKPEIERIATRAGFQFLHAEEWLFGKAIGCDTWGVCFVLKTA, encoded by the coding sequence ATGGTGAAAGAAACAGAGCAAAACCGCACCACCGTTTTTAACGACTACGCCCGCTATTATGACCTGCTTTACCGCGACAAAGATTACCAAGCGGAGGTGGATTATATAACTAGGCTGATCAACCGATTTCGCCCAAAGGCCCGATCCATCCTCGAGTTGGGTTCTGGAACAGGCATCCACGCCTCCCTGCTGACTGAAAAAGGCTTCACAGTGCACGGCATTGAGCGTAGCCTGGAGATGTTGAAACGCGCCCTGAATCTCGCTGAAATCCACAAACAGGACCATCCGGAATCATTCCTGATTTTTACCGAAGGCGATATCCGGACAGCCCGCCTTCCTAAATCCTTCGATGCCGTTATCGCCATGTTTCACGTCATTAGCTATCAGGCAACCAACGAAGATGTGAACGCGGCATTCGAAACGGCTAGGCATCATCTGAATCCAGGCGGTGTCTTCATCTTCGACGTCTGGTACGGACCAGCGGTGCTGATTGAAAGGCCATCCGTCAGAATCAAACGCATGGCGGATGATCAGACTGAAGTTACCCGTCTGGCGGAGCCGGTTCTTTATCCCAACGAAAACCGGGTGGATGTGAATTATCATGTGTTTGTCCGCAACATTGCCACCAATACCGTTGCTGAATTGAAGGAAACACACATCATGCGGTATTTCTTCAAGCCGGAAATCGAGCGGATTGCAACCCGTGCCGGTTTTCAATTCCTGCATGCCGAGGAATGGTTGTTCGGGAAAGCAATTGGTTGTGATACCTGGGGTGTTTGTTTCGTTCTGAAAACCGCATGA